CATTCGCACAGCGAAGCGCTCCGCGCCCCTCCCAAAACCCGTCGTGAAAGCCCGTGCCAGCTCCGCCCAACCTATCTGCCTTCCAGGTAATACCGCACTAGCTCCTCTATGATCTCGTCTCGCTCGAGCTTTCGAACGAGGTTCCGGGCGCCCTTATGGCTCGTTATGTAAGTGGGGTCCCCCGACATAAGGTATCCGACGATCTGGTTTGTCGGGTTGTACCCCTTCTCCTTCAACGCCTCATAGACCTCCAAGAGTAACGCCCTGACGCTGACCACGTCCTCAGAAACGACCCGAAACGTCTGAGTCTCATCAAGCGGTCCTTTCACAGCAGCGTCACGCTCCCCCTGTCGTAGCTCCCCAGCACCTCGCCGTATGCCGGCACGCTCGCCAGCGCGCATCGCGTTTCGCGCCCGGCGACCTTTCCACTCTTCCGCACCCCGCCTGCCTCGCGGCCTGAATCCGCATCCCGAGACGCTACGCCGCCACCAGCGAAGTCACTCAGTGCAGTAACGCCCTCTCTATCCTGGCCTTCGCCGCACCGAGGGCCTCCTTGAGCTTCGCCGCGTCGCGAGCGCCCGCCTGCGCCATGTCAGGACGCCCGCCGCCACCTCCGCCCGCCGCCTCAGCCGCGGCTTTGACGATATCCCCCGCTCGCAGGCCCCTATCTATGAGATCCCTCGTGACCGTCACCACGAAAAGCGCCTTTCCGTCAAACCTGGACCCCAGGACCACCGCGCCTGATACAAGCTTCTCCCGCACCGTGTCAGCAAGCTCGCGAAGCGCAGGCCCGTCGAGTCCTTCCGCCTCCGCCACCACGACCTTCGCCCCGTCTATCTCCGTCGCTTCGCTGAGTAGCACGTCCACCTGCGACCGGGCCATTCTCGCTTTGAGCGACTCTATCTCTTTCTCGCGCGCACGGAGGGTCTGCACGAGCCTCGACACTTTCTGAGGGAGCTCGTCGGGATTGCCCT
The nucleotide sequence above comes from Bacillota bacterium. Encoded proteins:
- a CDS encoding IreB family regulatory phosphoprotein, yielding MRAGERAGIRRGAGELRQGERDAAVKGPLDETQTFRVVSEDVVSVRALLLEVYEALKEKGYNPTNQIVGYLMSGDPTYITSHKGARNLVRKLERDEIIEELVRYYLEGR